From a single Salvelinus namaycush isolate Seneca chromosome 14, SaNama_1.0, whole genome shotgun sequence genomic region:
- the LOC120058982 gene encoding testis-expressed protein 49-like isoform X2 produces MAFFGITNLGYQNPIGDKMLVNPRASASHRAPNQLYSVPLTDSQQCGWWMPNGGQGNTQERWTQVRRFPRKNSEMTKFVKEMSMTDREFSLF; encoded by the exons ATGGCTTTCTTCGGGATAACAAATTTGGGCTATCAAAATCCCATCGGAGACAAGATGCTAGTGAATCCACGAGCGTCTGCTTCCCACCGCG CCCCGAACCAGCTGTACTCAGTGCCCCTGACAGACAGCCAGCAGTGTGGATGGTGGATGCCCAATGGAGGCCAAGGAAATACGCAGGAACGCTGGACCCAAGTCAGACGATTCCCCCGCAAGAACAGTGAGATGACGAA GTTTGTGAAAGAGATGTCAATGACGGACCGGGAGTTCAGCTTATTTTGA
- the LOC120058982 gene encoding testis-expressed protein 49-like isoform X1: protein MAFFGITNLGYQNPIGDKMLVNPRASASHRGKSTPDSLTFTDEVDLRSSTKQSRLPPIQVQRGPPKCTDTCSIYNQPPPFSPDIHQGSQERYREMLKRVQTPRSPNQLYSVPLTDSQQCGWWMPNGGQGNTQERWTQVRRFPRKNSEMTKFVKEMSMTDREFSLF from the exons ATGGCTTTCTTCGGGATAACAAATTTGGGCTATCAAAATCCCATCGGAGACAAGATGCTAGTGAATCCACGAGCGTCTGCTTCCCACCGCG GTAAAAGCACGCCAGACTCCCTGACCTTTACAGATGAGGTTGATTTAAGGAGCTCTACCAAACAGTCAAGACTGCCCCCTATACAAGTCCAGAGGGGACCCCCAAAATGCACTGATACCTGCAGCATCTACAACCAGCCACCTCCCTTCAGCCCAGACATACACCAGGGGAGCCAGGAGCGATACAGAGAGATGCTCAAACGGGTTCAGACACCCAGAT CCCCGAACCAGCTGTACTCAGTGCCCCTGACAGACAGCCAGCAGTGTGGATGGTGGATGCCCAATGGAGGCCAAGGAAATACGCAGGAACGCTGGACCCAAGTCAGACGATTCCCCCGCAAGAACAGTGAGATGACGAA GTTTGTGAAAGAGATGTCAATGACGGACCGGGAGTTCAGCTTATTTTGA